AGATGAAGCGGCGCGGGCTCAACATCCCCACGCGGGATCCCCGCGACTTCTGGAATCTCGCCGAGTTCACCGCGGCGGCGGAGTTCGCCTCACGGCCGGCCCGCGGCACCCGCGGCTTCTACGTCGAGCCGAGCCTGCGTGGCCTCGCGCCGTACATCTACTCCGGCGGCGGCCAGGTCTTCGACGACGATGACGACCCGAAGTCACTGGCCTTCTCCGACGGTGACACCCGCGGCGCCCTCGAGCGCAGCCTCGCGGTCCTGCGCGACGCCCAGATGACGCTCACCGACCAGCAGCTCGCGAAGGCGACGCCGCTGGAGTGGTTCGAGCGCGGCAAGCTCGGCATCCTCGCCGGCGAGCGCGACCTTGTGCCGCGGTTGCGCGGCGTGACGGAGCTCCCGTTCGACGTGATCTCGATGCCGGTGCTTGACTCTCCGGCCACCGTGGGCGACACCACCGGGCTGTGCATGTCCGCCGACGCCGAGGACCCGCAGGCCGCTGCCGACGTGATCGCCGACCTGGTGTCCGACGAGGCGACCGAGAAAGTGGTTGCGGCCGGCTTCATGGTGCCGGCCAACAGCTCGGTCGCCGGGTCCGAGGTCTTCCTGCAGCCCAACCGCGAGCCGGTCTCGTCCTTCGTCTTCACCGCCTCGATCCGCGGCATGGTCATCCCCCCGCTGCTCGACAACGGCCAGGAGCTCGAAGAGGCAGAGGCCGACCTGATCCACCAGCTGCTGACCTTGCCCGGCCAGCTCGACCTCGACGGGGTCACCGACCAGATCGACGAGGTCTCGCGACCGATCCTCGACCCCGACTACGTGCCGGAGACCGAGTCGCCCTCGCCGTCGGACCCGACGTCGTCGGAGTCGTCCGACTGACTCCGCTCGTCGGCGCCGAGCACCGCGTCGACCAGGGGTGGGGTGACCAGGTCCGTCTGCCACGGCCGGGCGCCGTACGACGACAGCTGGGCCGCGAGCGCATCGGCCAGCTGACCGGCGTCGCGAGTGGATGGCGGCGCCCACATGGCGCGGCGCAGGTAGTCGGGGGTGAGCAGGTTCTCGACCGGCACCGCGAGCTCTTCGGAGATCGCCAGCATCGCGGCGCGCGCGAGCTGGAAACGAACGGCGGCGACCGGGTCATGCTCGGCCCAGGTGCGCGGGTGCGGCGGGCCGTCGCTACGGGGCGCCTTGGCGGGCAGGTCGCCCTCGGCCATCGCGAAGACCTCGTCGAGCGCAGTCAGCCACTGCCGGGAGTAACGCTCCGCGCCCCGGCCGTGGAACCCCTTGGTGCCCAGCAGGGCACCCTTCTCGGTGGGCATCGCGGTGGCGGCGGCGACGATCGCGGCGTCGGGAATGATCCGGCCCGGCGTCACGTCGCGCTCGGCCGCGATGCGGTCGCGCGCCTCCCACATCGCCCGGGCGGCACCGAGGGCTCGACGTCCGCGGAGGCGGTGCACGCCGCTCGTGCGGCGCCAGGCGTCGACGCGGACGGCCGGCTCGAAGCTGAGCAGGTGGTCGAACTCCTGCCGGGCCCACTCGGTCTTGCCGGCTTCCTCGA
This is a stretch of genomic DNA from Nocardioides sp. InS609-2. It encodes these proteins:
- a CDS encoding extracellular solute-binding protein encodes the protein MHRCRPVRAAAIGLVVCLIPALVACQGGKADPPASSDEPSSGSSSAATEAEPVTLGVYGHEEELDAYRSVVDDYNATSQTGQVELESWRDHATALKGIEDGDEPDVFMVSRRDLPGLLARDALRPVDELLDERGVDFGDGFSRDAVQAFGIDSRLQCMAYSVSPVVMYINTDLVDFDKMKRRGLNIPTRDPRDFWNLAEFTAAAEFASRPARGTRGFYVEPSLRGLAPYIYSGGGQVFDDDDDPKSLAFSDGDTRGALERSLAVLRDAQMTLTDQQLAKATPLEWFERGKLGILAGERDLVPRLRGVTELPFDVISMPVLDSPATVGDTTGLCMSADAEDPQAAADVIADLVSDEATEKVVAAGFMVPANSSVAGSEVFLQPNREPVSSFVFTASIRGMVIPPLLDNGQELEEAEADLIHQLLTLPGQLDLDGVTDQIDEVSRPILDPDYVPETESPSPSDPTSSESSD
- a CDS encoding ribonuclease D: MPPEPTIEDPDESVETDETPEVPPAPLLLLRDGLTPIVDTPELLEEACAALATATGPVAIDAERASGYRYSARAYLIQLRREGAGSWLIDPIAFDSHLPMLQGTLTGAEWILHAATQDLPCLREVGLEPAALFDTELAGRLLGYPRVGLATLVEEILGQRMRKEHSAADWSTRPLPTAWLEYAALDVEVLLELRDHMIEKLEEAGKTEWARQEFDHLLSFEPAVRVDAWRRTSGVHRLRGRRALGAARAMWEARDRIAAERDVTPGRIIPDAAIVAAATAMPTEKGALLGTKGFHGRGAERYSRQWLTALDEVFAMAEGDLPAKAPRSDGPPHPRTWAEHDPVAAVRFQLARAAMLAISEELAVPVENLLTPDYLRRAMWAPPSTRDAGQLADALAAQLSSYGARPWQTDLVTPPLVDAVLGADERSQSDDSDDVGSDGEGDSVSGT